AGCCTTAGTGGGGTTTAATTACTCTTTTGCAGCTTCCCCAAGCCTCGTTTTCATTAACCATGGTTAAGCGTAGGAGCTTACTGATATATCCCCCGTTAATTCGTTTTAAGGGTTAGCGTTTTTAATTCCGCGGCTTAAACCAATAAGTATGCGTAGGAGGGGTGCCGTGGGGTTCCTGGTTACCACATTACCGTACAGGGTTAAGGTGTATTCGAATTTTCAGGTTCTAATCCCAGCTAGCCTAGTTAGGGCTCTTGATATAGTTAACTTAAGGTACGTTAACATTACGTTTAGGTTTAAGGACGCCACTGGGACTATTGAAGGCGCTAGGTTACTTAGAACTAGGCATACTGACTCAAGGCAATTCACAATACCTAAGGAGCTTAGGGAAAGGTATGGCATAAGGCCTGGGGATTACATTGAGATAATATCCATTAAACCCCTTTAACAGCCTAGTGGTAATTCTATGAGGTTAATAGGATTAGGGGTGGCTAAGGAAATAGTTGATTAAACCTAAAGCATTAGTGATTAAAGTCAGTTGAAACGCCGTGTTATCATTTACTCATTGTAACTCTGATTCATCACTTGGGATTGTTAAGTACCCCCTTTAATAAGCATTACGTTGATGCAATAAAGGCTCCACTTCCCCTTAAGGGCTTAGTGCTGACTCCGGGAGTTTAATTGAACCAGGCTTGTAAATGCAAGCGGGGTCCTCGGCTAATGGGTCCCCGTACTCCGCATACGCCCTAGCCCTAGAGCCCCCGCATATGAAGCGGAATTCACATGAACCACACCTACCCCCATACTCCCCCCTCCTTATCCTTAACAGTATTGGGTTCTCCCTATATATCTTAACTAAATCCCCCTCCTTAACGTTACCTAGTTTAATCGGTAGGAAGCCGCTTGGTGACACGTCACCGTTGTAAGCCACGAATATTATCCCATCCCCATCCCTAGTCCTTGCAACAGTAGGCTTCTTAACCAGCTTAGGTGGCTCACTCCCCATTACTTTAACTAAGCCTTCGTATAGTTGAGTGTATAATGGGCCGCTGGTTGGCTTCAGGTTAATTTCATTACTTTCAAAGGCGTACCTATGTAGTATAATCCTCCTAAAGAATGGGGCTTCAACGGTCCTTACTGTGAAGCCGTACTTCGATACGTCGTAGAGTACGTTAACTACGTCCTCCGTTTCCTCAGGTGTTAATGCCTCAAGTTCAGTACCCCTACCCACGTGTATTAGGAAGAATACTTCCCAGGTGTAGACGTTAAGGTCCTTAAGCACCTTAACTATTAACGGTAATTCATGCACGTTAAGCTTCATGAACGTTGTGTTAACTTGAACCTTAACCCCAGCCTTAAGTAGCCTTGATATTGCCTTCAACGTTAATTCAAAAACCCCATCCTTATTCCTAATGTAGTCGTGAGTAATCGGTGATGCGCCATCAAGGCTCACTGAAACTGAGCTCACGCCCCTTAACTCCCCTACCACGTCATCGTCAAGCAGCCTCTCTGAGACTGTTGGTGATACGGCAACCGGCACGTTTAATGACTTAGCGTAGTCAATTAACTCAAAAATGTCCCCCCTCATTAATGGGTCACCGCCAGTCAATATTAATACTGGGGTTGGCTTACCGAAGCCTGTTAATTGTTCAATAAGCCTCTTACCCTCATCAGTGGTTAACTCACCAGGCAGGGGCTTTAATATTGCATTAGCCCTACAGTGCCTGCAGCTTAATGGACACGCCTTAGTGGTCTCCCAGAACACTAGGAGGGGCCTTTGGGAATAATCCAACGGCATGCTTAATGCCCAGCACTGAACGCGTATAATCATTTCGCGCCTCACCTCCTCCTCATCCCAGGGGCTTATTGTTCATTTCCCTGAATTAACCATTAAAGGCGTATAGCCCCTTAGCCTGAATTAATCTCTTCAATGTTAGGCCACGTGTTGATTAATCCTTATTTAATGCGAGCTTAGCCTCATTAATGGCCCCATCTATTGTGTAAACCCTAGAAACCCTATGAGGTATGTTAAGCCTACTCAACTCCCTAGATGTGGTGGGGCCTATTGCGATAATTAAGGCTTGCCTTAAATTAACCAGGATGCTGCCGACTTCACGTGCGACCCTTGGGCTTGTGATAACTAGGGCGTAGGGGGATCCCGACTCCTCCTTTTCATTAATCAGGGCTTTAAGTTTACTTAACTCATCATTAATGGCGCTAAGCCTATATAATCCAATCTCAGTAACGATACCACCCAGTTCACTGAATTGACTATTACCGTACTCCATTGACCTAATCACCAGTATGCTCCCATTAAAGCCCCTGAGTAGGTTCAGTAGGCCTAGGCTTGAGTACTCGCTTGGCGTCACGCATTCACTATTGAATAGGCTCCTCACTGCTGCAGCAGTGGATGGGCCGACCGCCATGCATTTAACCCAGCATGGATCCTTAACAACACTGTAAGTGTACTCAACGGCCACTGTACTCATGAAGACTACGATGTCCCATTTTCTTGAGCATAATTCCCTTAACCTCCTTAATGCGTCGTTATCGGGAATGGGCTTAAGCACAGGAACCTCAATAACACCCTCCCCCCTAATGCCCTCCTCACCCTTAGCCCTAATCACTATTATTGGTTCCTGCATTACCGCTAAGTGACGTTAATGCTTAAAAGCGTATGCACTAACGGCTATTTGATCAACATGAATAGGTGGGTTGCAGTAGCACTAATGATCTTAATGTCAACGTTACCGGTGTTGAACGCGCAGGCCACGAATCAATCATACAATTACCTAGGGGCAGGGTTAGCTTTTGGCTTAGCGGCAGGTGGTGCAGGGATTGGTATGGGTATTGCCGGGGCTGCTATAGCTTCAGCGTCTATTGAGAAGAGGGACCTCTTAATATTCTTCCTGGTGCTTGCCTTCGTGGAGACCATAGCCCTCTACGGCTTTGTGGCTCTAATACTGCTTAGGTAAGGTTAAAGCCCTTCATTTGTAAAAAACCATTTTTTCATTATTAGTGAAATCAGTGCGTGGAACTGTAATCATCAATTTCTTTACCGTCCCCGTCTCATCATTAGGAGAACCGCACCACCCGCGCGGCAGGCCGCCCTTAGGAAAGGGGCTGGGGCTATTGACTTAATTCCCCCAGTGCTTATAAGCGTTTCCTCACATGTCTCATAAAGGTTTATTAGTGGGCATCCCACTGATGAATTATGGAGAGGAGGTTAAGGATGCCTCCTAGGATTAAGGTCCTGGAGGCCCTCTCTGCGATTGCCGATGGGAGGGTTAGGAGGGAGGGGGATCATTACGTTATAGTGTCTAGTGATGGTTCAAGGAGCTACACCGTGTATGTTGATGAGGGTAAGGGGCTTGTTTACAGTAATGATAATGGGACAGTCTACAGGGGTTACGTGGGTTACCCAATAATGGCCGTACTCATGATGCTTGGCCTACTGAGCTTCAATAAGGAGCTTAGTGAGGGTTTAAGGGGGGTTCCCTGGAGGGAATTGAATGAGAAGTACAAGAACTACAGTATGGTTATGGACGTGATAAGGAGGAGGGTTGGTGAGGATAAGTGGCCGCTTTACGAGAAGTTCATTGACGAGGTCCTGGGTGAATTAAGGAAGCTTAACCTAAGGCTAATGGATAAGCACTAGGCCTCATTAACCCCCCACTCAGTCAATAATTCCCTCAACCTGAATTCACTAAGGCACTGGCCCTGGGGATTAACCATAGCCTCAACTGCGCAGTCTAGGTAATTCATGAAGGTTCCCGCGTCACCCTTAACCGCACCCTCATTAACCATACTATTCCAGTGGTTAACAAAGGCCCTGAACCTATCCTTAGCAGCCCTAGACTTAACAGCGTACTCAGCCTCCTTGGCTAAGTCAACAATGGGGCCATTACCAACCCCTGGGCAGTAGCCTATTGCCTTATCGTATAGTTCAAAGTACAGTGTGTCCCCGCTCCAATGGTATATGAAGGGGTAGAACCTGCAGGTGAGGGGCTTGTACTCGTTTATTGAGCATACCATTTCACCACCCCTCCATTCGTTGAAGATGCATGAGCCGTCAATCCTCTTCCTGAGGACAAGGTAATACTGCCCATCCCTAAGCCTTATCCTCGGCGCCTGCCAGTCCCCAGCAACATTAGCATTGTAGAGGGCTGTTACGCTACTTGGCTTAAGCTTACTGTTAACCAGTATTGCAGCCAAGTCATCTAGAGTCACGGTTATCCAATACCTCCTGCAGCATTCACCGCAGAGCGTGCATTTGAACCTTACCTTAGGCTGTACGTAGTTTACCATAATTCACTTAACCATGAAGTACCTTAAGCAGCCATTACCCTGCCTCTTACCAATAACTAAAACACCATCCTCACTGGCGTTCAGCACGTAATCCTCCCCCTCCCCTCCAGTGCATTGAACACCAAGGAGCATTAGGGAAGGCCCCTCCTCAGAGACCGCTGACTTCAACCTAGTGGCTAAGGCCTTAATAGGCTCCATTAGGCTTAAACTAAGGGGTAGGTCAACACCCACTGAGCCCTCATCAATCTCAACAACCTCAGCAGGCTCAAGGCCGAAGGACTCGTTGAAGGATTTAACCAGGTCACTGTGGCTCTCCCTAAAGTCCCTACACGCCTTGGCAGCCTCCTTAACTAAACCCTCCCCATCAACCTTAACCTCACTGGTCAATGACCCAGGCTTAACGATAACCCTCCTAGCGCAGTAAAGCTTCAAGTCACCCACATTACCAGTCTCAGTGAACCCAGAAACAAAGTACAAAGCCCCCTCCTCAACACCAGGCCCCTCCCCCTGGTAACTCACAGCCTCCTGAGAAGGCATACAGAGTAAACCCAGGCTAACCGTAAACGGATACGTAGACTCATCCCCAGGGTTAAGCCCAATAAACCTCATCAATGAGCCAAGAGACTCATTACCAGTCCCCTTAGACTGAGAACAAACAGACTCAAGAACAATCAACCCACCCTCACTTAAATCCACATAACCAGTATCAAACCCATACGTATCCCTAAATAAAGCAAAGGCACTCGACAAATCCCTCACAATACCCTGAAAAGAACCCCTAGCCTCCTCGTTAACAATCCTAAGAAGATCCTCCACAAGTTTAACCTTACCCTCCCTATCATCTTGTTCCCCCATTACTACCACGCAACTAACCAACCCACCCTTATAAATGTTTACAACAAGCATAAATCAGACAAAAGCCCCCGATCACCACTCACCCCTCTCGAACCACATCACCAAACAGGAAACCAAAAAATAAAAATTTAAACCATCAACTCCCCTGAACCTGCTGCGCATAAAGCACCCTACGCCTATAATTACGCCAATTCCTCAACCTAGGAACAGGACTCCTCCTAGGCCTAGCAGGAATCTTAGGCGTCTGACTCCTCACTTTGCCTGCCTTAGTTAATGACCCATGCGATGGCGTGTCAAATCACTCTAAGGAGTTTGTTGGATAGGGTTTATAAATTTTACTAGATGGCTAAAAGTTTAACTGTTTACATAAGGTTCTTAAAATAGTTCAACAGGATAAACGTTATGACTTCGTATGATTCATTAATAAAAGACTTCAATAATTTAGTAGTAGAATTAGAGAAACTAAATTCAGTACTAGGGAATCTAAGGGATTTAATAATTAGACACTGGAATGAGCTTAAGGGTGAGACTTACGTTAAGGAGTCCTTGGGCATGAGACATTATACGTTCCCAACAAACGTTAAACTTAACGTGCTTTTAAACGAGAAGTTGCCTCATGAATACGCATTACCACTATTGGCGGGTTTTGGGATAAGTGACCTACATGTAGGATCCCTATTAAGTACATCCACCCCTGACCTAAAGTTAATAAGCTCCATGCTTTACGTCATCGGCAGCTTAATGAACTCCAGAAACATTATTGCATACTTTCAACCAACAGCGGTTATACGCTTTAACGGTGAATTATCTATATATTACCACATGGCCCTAAGAGGCAATGATGAGGTTAAGAAATTGATAATTAATGAATTAAAGATTAAATCATTGCCATTAAGCAATGTTCCTGAATACTTAAGGCAATGGTTAAACGGCTCATTAAGTGAAGGTGATTTAAGTAAGAGGTTAAAGAAGCAATTAAGAATTATTTACTATATGGTTAATGGCTTTATAACGAGGGATTNNNNNNNNNNNNNNNNNNNNNNNNNNNNNNNNNNNNNNNNNNNNNNNNNNNNNNNNNNNNNNNNNNNNNNNNNNNNNNNNNNNNNNNNNNNNNNNNNNNNAAGAAGCAATTAAGAATTATTTACTATATGGTTAATGGCTTTATAACGAGGGATTCCGTCTTCACATGGTTTATGGGTGATGGTGTTCTTGGGCATGTGGGGCGTGGTTCTTTTGATGTTGGTTTCTCGTTCGTTGTGGATCCTCCTGTTAGGGCTTTTATGGATTCTTACCTGTGTGGGCTTTATGGCTGTTCCGGCCATTTCTTTGGCTCGTCTGCGGCTGGGGGTAGTGAGCATTATGTTGTTTGTCCTGTTAAGGCTCTTGTGATTAATGATATTGTAGAGTGGTCTAATAGGTGGCCTAAGTATAGATTAACGGAGAGGGTTGTTAAATTGGTTGATGCGGTTAAGTATTCCACGCTCTGCTTAACTTACGCCAAATATCCCATAATCAATATACTTGGCCATGACTTGATACTTAGGAAGCACAACATGGGGCGTGGATGGTACTTGGCTAAGTCCACCAGTGATAGGGCCTTGGCTGAGGCCATTGTTAATGACCTTAAGGCGGCTGGGCTTAACGCAAACCTGAATGTTAGGCGTGGTGTGTTTGAGGTTTATGTGCCTATGGAGGATACTAGGAGGGTCCTCAGGATGCTTGGGATTTATGAGAGGTTCTACGTGGTTAGGAAGCTGCCGGCAGTTGAGGAGGTTGCCAATGTGCTTAGACGTTGCAGGATAAGGGGGTGGCACATCCATGCAGCTAAGGCTAGGAATGGGAAGGGTTATGAGTATACTGAGACTTGTCTCCTAATCTCGCTGGGTGATTCCTTGATGGCTAAGAGACTTAGGGATGAGCTTAGTAGGCTTGGTCTCAGGATTCGTAAGGTGGTGTGGGGTACTGTGATCGTCTGTAGTCCTGAGGATAGGGAGCTCCTAATGATGGCATTAACCTTATTAATGCCGGGGAATTTCGCGTTTCGCTAAGAGGCTGATGGTAATGTTAGATTACTAATAAGTAAGTTGCGTTCAATCAATGGATCATTTCTTAGGGTTATTATCCTTCGTGATGCAGACTCCAATGATCCCAATGAGGCATTTAACGGACTTAAATCAAGTATAGATAACTTCATAGATGATCCTAATAGGTTTCCCTTACATAAGCCGAGTATTACATGTAGTAAAGGGTCTAATGTGGGCCAATTAGCATCGTATAACTGTATGCTTAAGTATGAGAATGGTGATGTTGCGCTTAAGTTCATAATAATGGTGCCATCACTTGAATCCTTTCTATCCAAGTATGGCTACATTAACGATAAAGATAACCTTAATAAGGCAATTGATGGTGCTTTAAATGACTTAACAAGCGTCAGCATGTTGAATAGCGTTAAGAGGTTATTTGACCCATGCCTTAATTAGTGGTCTCAGGGATATAGGGTTTTAGGTTTAAGCCTAAGGTGCAATACTTAATAGTGGTTAGCCCTCGTAGGTTAAGTTAAATGAGCTCAATACCCGCATCTCCGCAATAATTAATGGGCTTTCAGTGGTAAGGTTTATTAGTTTCTTTAATTGTTCACCGTTGGGATGGGTCTTAGCCCTGAGGAGAAGGAGAGGTTTTTGAGGGCTTTGAGGGAGGATGCTGCTTTTAGGGGTGAGGTTGCTAGGTTACTTGGTGTTAGTGGTGTTGAGGC
This sequence is a window from Caldivirga sp.. Protein-coding genes within it:
- a CDS encoding AbrB/MazE/SpoVT family DNA-binding domain-containing protein; the encoded protein is MRRRGAVGFLVTTLPYRVKVYSNFQVLIPASLVRALDIVNLRYVNITFRFKDATGTIEGARLLRTRHTDSRQFTIPKELRERYGIRPGDYIEIISIKPL
- a CDS encoding TIGR04053 family radical SAM/SPASM domain-containing protein, producing MIIRVQCWALSMPLDYSQRPLLVFWETTKACPLSCRHCRANAILKPLPGELTTDEGKRLIEQLTGFGKPTPVLILTGGDPLMRGDIFELIDYAKSLNVPVAVSPTVSERLLDDDVVGELRGVSSVSVSLDGASPITHDYIRNKDGVFELTLKAISRLLKAGVKVQVNTTFMKLNVHELPLIVKVLKDLNVYTWEVFFLIHVGRGTELEALTPEETEDVVNVLYDVSKYGFTVRTVEAPFFRRIILHRYAFESNEINLKPTSGPLYTQLYEGLVKVMGSEPPKLVKKPTVARTRDGDGIIFVAYNGDVSPSGFLPIKLGNVKEGDLVKIYRENPILLRIRRGEYGGRCGSCEFRFICGGSRARAYAEYGDPLAEDPACIYKPGSIKLPESALSP
- a CDS encoding uroporphyrinogen-III synthase: MQEPIIVIRAKGEEGIRGEGVIEVPVLKPIPDNDALRRLRELCSRKWDIVVFMSTVAVEYTYSVVKDPCWVKCMAVGPSTAAAVRSLFNSECVTPSEYSSLGLLNLLRGFNGSILVIRSMEYGNSQFSELGGIVTEIGLYRLSAINDELSKLKALINEKEESGSPYALVITSPRVAREVGSILVNLRQALIIAIGPTTSRELSRLNIPHRVSRVYTIDGAINEAKLALNKD
- a CDS encoding ATPase, with translation MLKSVCTNGYLINMNRWVAVALMILMSTLPVLNAQATNQSYNYLGAGLAFGLAAGGAGIGMGIAGAAIASASIEKRDLLIFFLVLAFVETIALYGFVALILLR
- a CDS encoding YkgJ family cysteine cluster protein, with translation MVNYVQPKVRFKCTLCGECCRRYWITVTLDDLAAILVNSKLKPSSVTALYNANVAGDWQAPRIRLRDGQYYLVLRKRIDGSCIFNEWRGGEMVCSINEYKPLTCRFYPFIYHWSGDTLYFELYDKAIGYCPGVGNGPIVDLAKEAEYAVKSRAAKDRFRAFVNHWNSMVNEGAVKGDAGTFMNYLDCAVEAMVNPQGQCLSEFRLRELLTEWGVNEA